AGAGCTCCACGTGTTCGCCCTCGGCGTGGCGGTGAACCACCGCTACGGCGGCAACACCACCGACCTGTTGGAAAACATCATCAAGGTCATCCACGAGCGGGAAAAACTCAGCCGGCAGTTGCGCGCGATGACGGGCGAGACCCGTCTCAGCGCGCTGGTGCTGGCGGTCCTGCCGGTGGGGCTGGGAGGCTACATCCTGGTCACCAACCCGGGCTACCTGATGAACATGTGGCTCGACAGCGGCGGGCGTTGGCTGCTGCTGACATCCCTCGGACTGCAAGTGCTGGGCTGCTACACGCTCTGGCGCATGCTCAAGAGCGTCTAGGAGGCCGGAAAATGCCCATGACCTACGGTCTGCTGGTGGTGATCCTGGTACTGGCCGCGGTGCTGCTGGCGCTGTCGCAAAGCCGGGCCGCCGGACGCGAGCAGCGGCTGATCGAGCAACGCCTGGGCGGCGGTCCCTTGCCGCGCTCCGGTGGCCGGCACCTGGCCGGTCTGCTGGAACGCCTGGGAGGCAGCGGTCTGGCCCAGCGCCTGCAACTGCGCGACGACGAGGTCCGCCTGTTGCTGGAGCAGGCCGGCTGGAGCGGCAACACGCCACGCAGCATCTACCTGATGGCGCTGCTGGTGTGCCCGCTGCTCCTGGCCGGCCTGGCGCTGGCCGCGAGCCTGGCACCCAAGCCGCTGTTCGCTTTGCCACTGCTGCCGGTGGCGTTCGCGGCAGGCGTCGGCTTCCTCCTGCCCAAGCGCGTGCTGGCCCATTTCGCCGGCAAGCGCCGCGAGCGGCTGGCCGAAGAAGTGATCGTGTTCATCCAGTTGATCCGCATTCTGTTCGATTCCGGCCTGACGGTGGAACAGAGCCTGCGCGTGGTGCGTCAGGAAGGGCAGGGCATCGTCCCGGTGTTGGTCGAGGAGCTGGAAACCGTGCTGGCGCACATCGACAGCGGCCTGGACCTGGCCGACGAACTCGACCTGCTCAACAAGCGCCTGGGGGTGAGCGAACTCAGCGACTGCTGCAACGTGCTGCGCCAGATGGTGCGCCAGGGCGGCAGCGCGCGCGGCTCGCTGCAGACGCTCAAGCAACTGTTCGAGGACCGCCGCTTGACCAGCATGCAGGAGAAGGTCAGCAAGCTGTCGGCGAAGATGAGCCTGGTGATGATGCTGCTGCTGTTCCCGGCGTTGCTGATCATCCTCGCCGGGCCGGGCTTCCTCGCGATTACCAAGGCACTGGGGGGCATGAGATGAGAAACGCAATCGCAGTCGGCCTGCTGAGCCTGACGCTCGGCGGCTGCGCCAGCCTCGGCGCGCTGGGCGGCGGCCAGGTCGGCCAGGCGTGCAGCGAGCACCTGGGGCAGTCGGTAGAACTGCAACTGAACCTGGCGCGGGAAATGCTCGACCAGGGCCGCGCCCACGCCGCGCTGGCCAACCTGGAAACCCTGCCGCAGGACGCGCTGGACGTGCGCGAGAGCAAGGCACTGGCGTTGCGGCGTATCGGCAGCCCGCTGGCGCGGGTCGAATACCAGGCGCTGCTGGGCACCTGCAAGGCCGGCGAGGCGCACCACGGCCTGGGCCTGATCGCCATGCGCAACGGCAACCGCATCGAGGCCGAACGCGAGTTGCGCGAAGCCGCGCGGCTGCAACCGACCGATAGTGACTTCCGCAATGACCTGGGCGTGGTGCTGCTGGAGCGTGGCGAGCGCAGCGGGGCGCGCTTCGAGTTCATTACCGCGCTGGAGCTCAGCGAAGGCGGCAAGCTGCCGGCCACCAACCTGCTCAGCCTGATGTACCTGGAGGGCGAGAGCACCCAGGCCGAGGGGCTGATCCAGCGTGTCGGCCTGTCCGCCGACGACGTGCGCGAAGCCCATGAGCGTGCCGATGCGCTGCGCTCGCCGGGCTCCCCGCCGGCACCGGCGGAGAGCCTGAGCCGGCAAACGCCGCCGACGGACGCCAGTCCGCTGGCGCAGGCCAACCCCCCTGCCGCGGCGCGGGACGCCGGGCTGCTGGTCAAGGCCCGTTGACACGGGCAAGGAGGACGACGATGAACGCATGGATTCTCGCCGGCGCGCTGCTGGCCGCTCCCGCCCTGGCCCAGGCGGTGGACACTCCCGCCGCGCAACCGGGCACCGTCGCCGGCGACCAGCGGGAGGTGCTCACCTGGCTGGACCTGCAGCGCAGCGGCCGCGCCGCCTCGCCCTATCCACAGAGCGCCACCCCCGCCGAACGTGACCGCGCCTACCAGCGCTACCTGAAGAGCTACACCCGCGAAATCCCCGAATACCTGCTCGACGACAGCAACGATTTCAGCACCGGGAAGAACTGATTCATCGGGAGCGGAGCATGGGACGCGAACGGCAGCGAGGCGCAATCGGCATCATGGCGGCAGGGACGCTGCTGCTGGCGCTGGTCTGCCTGGCGCTGGTGATCGACACCGGTCGCCTGTACTACGAGCAGCGCAAGTTGCAGCGGGTGGCCGATATGGCGGCGCTGGAGGCGGCTGGGCAGAGCGGGATGTGCGGTACACAGGATTCGACAACGATCCAGGGATACGTGACGGCGAGTGCAGCGAAGAATGGTTTCGTCGCGGCGGCCGGTGAAGAGTTGACGGGTGTTCTGGGGACTATTGAGCTGAAGGACGAGGATGGACTTCCGCTGTCACGCCGCGGGTTCAGTCCCGGAGGCAATCTTGCGGACTCTGTGAAGGTCCGGGTCACTCATAATGTACCGTCGAGCCTGATCCTCAACGTCGCCAGCGTATTCAAGGGAGTGCCGGTGCAGACGCAACTGAGGGCAGAGGCCGTGGCAAGGCGTACGGCTCTCGGCGCGTTATCCGCCGGAAGTGGTCTGCTGGACCTGGACTCCGGCAAGTCAGCACTGCTCAATGGACTGCTGGGCTCGCTGTTGGGGATCACGCTCAACCTGGACGTTGCGAGTTACAACGGCATCGCGGGTGCCAATCTCTCGCTGCGTGACCTGGCTACGCAGTTGGACCTGAGTGTCGGCACGGTGGATGAACTCGTCAACACCAATGTCGGTGTCGCCCAGTTGCTCGAGGCAGCGGTCAATGCGGTTAGTGCCTCCAATACAGCAGGAGTCGACACTGCCTTGCTTGGCAATGCGCTGGCAGCGGTGAAGGTTCCCATCACAAGAATTGACCTGGCGTCGATCTTGAGCGTCGCCACTCCCAGTGAGTTGCCCGATACGGCGCTGGATTCGCAGGTGAATCTGCTGGATCTGCTGATGGCCACGGCGATGGCGGCGAACAAGGAAGCGGCGGTGAGTATTCCTACCGTGGTTTTGTCCGTGCCTGGAGTAGGCGGGGTGGGGGTATCGCTCTACGTCATTCAACCGCCACAGGTTGCCGTTGGGTATCCGGGAAAGAATGCCGATGGTTCCTGGCGGACCGATGCTAGGCCAGCGCAAGTCAGGCTGTCGTTGGAGGCGACGGCCAATGTGTTGGGGATCGTTTCGACGGAGATCAATCTGAGTCTGCGTGCGATCAGCGGGCATGCGGCATTGGCGAGTATTCAATGCGGGGGAGTCGCGCACTCTTCAACAGCCACAATTCAGGCTGCGGCCAGTCTTGCAACCATCGAGAAATTGAGTTTCAACACGACGGTGCTGGGTGGTGGCCTGGCTTCGGTCAACATCACGCCACGGCCGGGCAGCGTTCCGCTCATGGTCGATATCGGTAGTAACGTCGATCAGTCGCTGAACTTTGATATACCCAGTCGCGCCAGCCTGCCCAGCGCCGCACAGAGGATATCAGCGCCCGTGGGCGGCGCGTTGGCCAACGGGCTGGGCGATATTGGTCGCAACCTTCAAGTGGAGATCAAGCTCCTCGGAGGAGTGCTTGGTGGGTTGATCAATGGCGTGGTCAACAGTGTGGCGGACTTGACCTCCGGATTGACCGCTGCGTTGGCTCCGATCCTTTCTGCACTAGGAGCCCAGGTACTGGACCCTTTACTCAGCTTGCTCGGCATCCAGGTGGGCAACCTCGATGTCCGTCTTATCGATCTGCAAACTCAAACCAACGAACTGCTGATCTGACCCAGTGGGATGCCCTGCGCCAGGCATCCACTGTTGGTCTGGGGATCAGTGCACCGCGCTGCTGGGCGAGGCGCTGGGGGAGAGTGCCAGGGCCAGTTGCGTGCGGTTGTGCATGTGCATCAGGCGCAGCACCTGGGAGACGTAGAGCTTCACGGTGTTTTCCGTGATGCCCAGGTCGTAGGCGATCTGGTAGTTGGTCAGGCCCTTGCTGACCAGCCGCGCCACCGCCTGCTGGCGGGGGGAGAGCTTGTTGAACAGCGGATTGTTCACCACCGGCGCGATCTGCTCGGCGCTGCTGGGCAAACTTTCCGGCGCCTCGGACGCTTCCTGCTTGAGGACGCTGGACTGGCCGCCGCCGTGCACTTCGTACTTGATCTTGTGGATATCCCGCGAGATCGAGTTGAGCGATTCGGCGAGGTACTCCAGGCGCTGGTTCACCTGGCTCAGGCTGAGCTGGCTGCGGATGCGCTCGTGCAGGCGCGCTTCCAGGCGCTCCAGGCCCTTGAGCAGGTCCATCGGCGCGACCGGCTTCTGGTAGTAGTCGGCGACGCCGACGCGCATCGCCTCGATCACTTCCTGGCTGCCCTGCTGACCGGTGAGGATGATGGTTTCGAAGAAGCGCCCGTTGCCGGCGATCTCCTTGAGCGCTTCGACCACGCGGATGCCGTTGTCCCGTCCAAGCCCCAGGTCGCAGATCACCAGGCCGATAGAGCTGTCGTTGCGGAACTTCTGCAGTGCGCTGTCCTTGTTGTCGCTGACGACGCAGCGATAACCACTGTTTTCCAGAAGTTCGGAAAGCTCGGCGGTGACCTGGGGTTCGTCGTCGATAACCATCACGCTGAAGCGACGATTGGCCGGTTTGTCCATGACTGCACGCTCCTTGAAGGCATATTGCTTAGTTCTTATCGTCCGGCCATCGAGGTTCCGCAGCCGGTTTTTATATCAGGTGACGGATGGTATTAACCCATAGCATATAGTCGTTAAGTTTGAGGGGCGCCATGTGAAGAATTTGTTCAATGGAAAAATGAGAGGTACGTCAGAAGTCCGGCGAACAGGGAAAATATAAAAGGGAATGCCTTGAACCTTGACGGTAACAGTCGCGCCAGTTTCGTCTGGAAATGAGCCGGAAGCCGATCCGAACCGATCAAGAGTTTGCTGACAAGCATCAGCACCAGGCTGATCAGGCTCGCCAGTGCCAGCACATAGAGCAGCAGTTGTGGGTGGCTGGCCAGGGCCAGGGCGACCAGCGCCTTGACGTCGGCGGCGCCCAGTTTGCCCAGCAGGTAGCCCGGTACGCTCAGCAGCAGCGCCAGGAGGGTCGCAACCAGTGCGGCCTGCGGTGTGTGGCCGGTCAGCGTGTGGCCTTCGACCAGCAGGAAGGCGGCGGCGAGCAGCGCGCCGCCGAGGGTCAGCAGGTTGCTCACGCGCAGACGCGTCAGGTCCTGGTAGGCGCACACCGCGAACCAGCCCAGCAGCAGGAGTTTGGCCAGCATCGGGAACATCCCTATTCACACCAAAGAATTAATACCTTATACCGGGAATGTCTCTTCGCCAGCAGCATCTAGTATTGATCGATAAGTGTCGGTATCCGCCAGAAGTTTCTTCAGGAATCTTTCCCGCGGTCGATAAGCTGAATGAACGATCAATTATAAAAACCGAGCGATCGATCAACTATCGAAGTTATTCGAGGAGTGCTGCGCATGAAAGGAATCGGAAGTTCCCAGGGGCAGCGTGGGGCGGTGGCGATCGAGTTCGCCGCGGTTTTCGTGTTGTTCTTCGCGGTACTCTACGGTTTGCTCGGTTATTGCGTGCCACTCTTGATGCTGCAGGCCTTCAATGACGCCGCCGCGTCAGGGGCGCGCATTGCCATTTCGGTCAATCCGCAGGCCGACAATTATGAAACCCAGTTGCATCAGGTGGTGACGGATGAGGTGGACAAGCGCCTGGCTTGGATGCCGGATGCCTGGCACCAGGGCTGCTATGGCGGCTCGTACCTGGAGGATGCACCGCTGCCCACCGAGACGATAGGCGAAGAGGAGCGCGTCTACACCCGTATCAACGTTTGCGTCAGCTATCCCTACATGGCTTCGCCCATCGTGCCGCTGCTCACCTTGCCGGGCATTGGCACCATCCCGCGTCTGCCGGACGTTCTCAAGGGCAAGGCCACCCTATTGTTCTAAGGACCGCGATGTTCGATTTCTTCCGCTCCCTGACGGGCTCCCGGGACGATGAGCCTCCGGCCCCCGCGCCGAACCGCCCGCTGGCCGCGCGGCGGCGCCCGGCGCTGACGGCCGAGGAAGTGGCACCGCCGACGGCCGCGGCGCACTGGGATATCTGGCTGGAGCTGGACGGCCGTGATCGCGTGGTGGCCCACGGCGGTCGGCAGGTGCATCGGCTGCTGTTGCCCGCCGGCGGCTCCCTGGCGTTGCCCGTACTGGGAGACTATCTGGAGCGCCGGGTGCCCGGCAGCATGCCGTTGACCGGCCTGCGGGGCGGCGAGCGGGTCGACCTGGCGCTGCGCAGCACCGGCGATCTGCCGCTGGTGTGCCGCTTCCAGGCGGTCCTGCAGGCCGACGAGCACTGCCTGTTGCTGGGCACCGACATTTCCGACCTGAACTGGCAGTCCGACAACCAGCAGCACAAGCTGCAATGCCTGAACCTCAGCAAGCTGCTGCTGGCGCGCCTGCGCCATAGCTCGCAGCGGCGCCTGAACGACGCGGTGGGCGAGGTGCTGGAGTCCTTCTGTGGGGCGTTCCAGATGCGCTCGATGGCGTTGGCGCTGGAGTCGGTGGAGGGCGTGCTGAAGGTCTTCGCCTGTCATCTCCAGCCGGGTCTCGACAGCCTGCTGCGCGAGGGTCTGACGCTGCCCGATGGAGAACTGAGGCGGGCCACCGGCGCTTACCTGCTGGAAACCGCTGCAGGCCCCTCCGAACTGTTGCGGATGCTCTGCTGCGAGTGCCTGTACCTGGTGCCGGCGCCGGTCCGTGGCGGCCGCCTGGCGGGGTTGCTCGCCGAACCCGCGGTGCCGGGCGGCAGCGGGGCGGGGCCGCAGCCCGGCGACTGGCAGTACCTGGCGGAAATCCTCGCCAACCTGGTGCATGAACGTTCCGAGCTGCATAGCCTGCGCGACAGCAGCCGGCGTCTGAACCTGCTGCAGGACATGGTCGGCGGCGGCTGGTGGCGGATGCGCATGGCCGAGGGAGTGTTCGAGTTGTCGCCGGCGGTGGCGGCCTGCCTCGGGCTCGCCGCCGGGCAGGGCGAGCTGGCCCTGGCCGACCTGCTCTCGATGCTGCACCCGGCCGATGCCGATGAACTCAGCCTGCGCCTGCGCAACCTGCAGCCCGGCGCGCGACTGGTGCAGGACCTGCGCCTGCGCGCC
This Pseudomonas sp. ATCC 13867 DNA region includes the following protein-coding sequences:
- a CDS encoding DUF3613 domain-containing protein, with the protein product MNAWILAGALLAAPALAQAVDTPAAQPGTVAGDQREVLTWLDLQRSGRAASPYPQSATPAERDRAYQRYLKSYTREIPEYLLDDSNDFSTGKN
- a CDS encoding prepilin peptidase, coding for MLAKLLLLGWFAVCAYQDLTRLRVSNLLTLGGALLAAAFLLVEGHTLTGHTPQAALVATLLALLLSVPGYLLGKLGAADVKALVALALASHPQLLLYVLALASLISLVLMLVSKLLIGSDRLPAHFQTKLARLLPSRFKAFPFIFSLFAGLLTYLSFFH
- a CDS encoding type II secretion system F family protein; this translates as MPMTYGLLVVILVLAAVLLALSQSRAAGREQRLIEQRLGGGPLPRSGGRHLAGLLERLGGSGLAQRLQLRDDEVRLLLEQAGWSGNTPRSIYLMALLVCPLLLAGLALAASLAPKPLFALPLLPVAFAAGVGFLLPKRVLAHFAGKRRERLAEEVIVFIQLIRILFDSGLTVEQSLRVVRQEGQGIVPVLVEELETVLAHIDSGLDLADELDLLNKRLGVSELSDCCNVLRQMVRQGGSARGSLQTLKQLFEDRRLTSMQEKVSKLSAKMSLVMMLLLFPALLIILAGPGFLAITKALGGMR
- a CDS encoding response regulator transcription factor, producing the protein MDKPANRRFSVMVIDDEPQVTAELSELLENSGYRCVVSDNKDSALQKFRNDSSIGLVICDLGLGRDNGIRVVEALKEIAGNGRFFETIILTGQQGSQEVIEAMRVGVADYYQKPVAPMDLLKGLERLEARLHERIRSQLSLSQVNQRLEYLAESLNSISRDIHKIKYEVHGGGQSSVLKQEASEAPESLPSSAEQIAPVVNNPLFNKLSPRQQAVARLVSKGLTNYQIAYDLGITENTVKLYVSQVLRLMHMHNRTQLALALSPSASPSSAVH
- a CDS encoding pilus assembly protein TadG-related protein, with translation MGRERQRGAIGIMAAGTLLLALVCLALVIDTGRLYYEQRKLQRVADMAALEAAGQSGMCGTQDSTTIQGYVTASAAKNGFVAAAGEELTGVLGTIELKDEDGLPLSRRGFSPGGNLADSVKVRVTHNVPSSLILNVASVFKGVPVQTQLRAEAVARRTALGALSAGSGLLDLDSGKSALLNGLLGSLLGITLNLDVASYNGIAGANLSLRDLATQLDLSVGTVDELVNTNVGVAQLLEAAVNAVSASNTAGVDTALLGNALAAVKVPITRIDLASILSVATPSELPDTALDSQVNLLDLLMATAMAANKEAAVSIPTVVLSVPGVGGVGVSLYVIQPPQVAVGYPGKNADGSWRTDARPAQVRLSLEATANVLGIVSTEINLSLRAISGHAALASIQCGGVAHSSTATIQAAASLATIEKLSFNTTVLGGGLASVNITPRPGSVPLMVDIGSNVDQSLNFDIPSRASLPSAAQRISAPVGGALANGLGDIGRNLQVEIKLLGGVLGGLINGVVNSVADLTSGLTAALAPILSALGAQVLDPLLSLLGIQVGNLDVRLIDLQTQTNELLI
- a CDS encoding TadE/TadG family type IV pilus assembly protein — its product is MKGIGSSQGQRGAVAIEFAAVFVLFFAVLYGLLGYCVPLLMLQAFNDAAASGARIAISVNPQADNYETQLHQVVTDEVDKRLAWMPDAWHQGCYGGSYLEDAPLPTETIGEEERVYTRINVCVSYPYMASPIVPLLTLPGIGTIPRLPDVLKGKATLLF
- a CDS encoding tetratricopeptide repeat protein; translated protein: MRNAIAVGLLSLTLGGCASLGALGGGQVGQACSEHLGQSVELQLNLAREMLDQGRAHAALANLETLPQDALDVRESKALALRRIGSPLARVEYQALLGTCKAGEAHHGLGLIAMRNGNRIEAERELREAARLQPTDSDFRNDLGVVLLERGERSGARFEFITALELSEGGKLPATNLLSLMYLEGESTQAEGLIQRVGLSADDVREAHERADALRSPGSPPAPAESLSRQTPPTDASPLAQANPPAAARDAGLLVKAR